The following are encoded in a window of Microbacterium sp. LWO13-1.2 genomic DNA:
- a CDS encoding DNA-directed RNA polymerase subunit beta, producing the protein MAAARNASTSTTTKNGRGASRLSFAKISDTLTVPDLLALQTESFGWLVGNDDWKARVAEAKKAGRNDVNEISGLGEIFEEISPIEDLGETMQLSFTNPYLEPEKYSIEECKERGKTYAAPLYVEAEFMNHLTGEIKTQTVFMGDFPLQTGKGTFIINGSERVVVSQLVRSPGVYFDKTPDKTSDKDIVSARVIPSRGAWLEFEIDKRDQVGVRIDRKRKQSVTVFLKALGMTSEEILVEFAGFPSIEETLAKDTIVTKEDALRDIYRKLRPGEQVAAEAARALLDNFYFNPKRYDLAKVGRYKINQKLGLEAPLSASVLTVQDIVETIKYLVRIHAGVETFEGIRAGKKAEIRLATDDIDNFGNRRIRAVGELIQNQVRTGLSRMERVVRERMTTQDIEAITPQTLINVRPVVAAIKEFFGTSQLSQFMDQNNPLAGLTNKRRLSALGPGGLSRDRAGVEVRDVHPSHYGRMCPIETPEGPNIGLIGALATFARINSFGFIETPYRRVVDGQVTDEIDYLTASEESDFIVAQANAPLKKDGHFREDRVLARRPGGEVDLFHPEEVGYMDVSPRQMVSVATSLVPFLEHDDAQRALMGANMQRQAVPLLRSDSPLVGTGMEGYTAIDAGDVITAEKAGVVTEVSADRVVLMLDEGGTKEYYLRKFDRSNQGTSYNQKVVVSAGERVEVGEVIADGPATENGELALGKNLLVAFMTWEGYNFEDAIILSQDLVKDDTLSSIHIEEYEVDARDTKLGKEEITRDLPNVSPELLKDLDERGIIRIGAEVRPGDILVGKVTPKGETELSAEERLLRAIFNEKSREVRDTSLKVPHGEQGTIIAVKEFNAEDGDDELGSGVNRRVVVYIAQKRKITEGDKLAGRHGNKGVIAKILPIEDMPFLADGTPVDIVLNPLGIPGRMNFGQVLETHLGWIAKQGWKVEGNPEWATKLPKDAFEAAPGTKVATPVFDGASEEEIAGLLDVTLKTRDGVRLVDSTGKTQLFDGRSGEPFPAPISVGYMYILKLHHLVDDKIHARSTGPYSMITQQPLGGKAQFGGQRFGEMEVWALEAYGAAYALQELLTIKSDDILGRVKVYEAIVKGENIQEPGIPESFKVLMKEMQSLCLNVEVLSADGTLVNLRDTDDEAFRAAEELGINISSRFEAASIDEI; encoded by the coding sequence TCGTTCACGAACCCGTACCTCGAGCCGGAGAAGTACTCGATCGAGGAGTGCAAGGAGCGTGGCAAGACCTACGCCGCTCCGCTGTACGTCGAGGCCGAGTTCATGAACCACCTCACCGGTGAGATCAAGACCCAGACGGTCTTCATGGGCGACTTCCCGCTGCAGACCGGCAAGGGCACGTTCATCATCAACGGTTCCGAGCGCGTCGTCGTGTCGCAGCTCGTGCGTTCGCCTGGTGTCTACTTCGACAAGACCCCGGACAAGACGTCCGACAAGGACATCGTCTCCGCTCGCGTCATCCCGAGCCGTGGTGCATGGCTCGAGTTCGAGATCGACAAGCGCGACCAGGTCGGCGTGCGCATCGACCGCAAGCGCAAGCAGTCGGTCACGGTGTTCCTCAAGGCGCTGGGTATGACCAGCGAGGAGATCCTCGTCGAGTTCGCCGGCTTCCCCTCCATCGAGGAGACCCTGGCGAAGGACACCATCGTCACGAAGGAAGATGCCCTCCGCGACATCTACCGCAAGCTGCGTCCGGGCGAGCAGGTCGCCGCCGAGGCTGCCCGCGCTCTGCTGGACAACTTCTACTTCAACCCGAAGCGCTACGACCTCGCGAAGGTCGGTCGTTACAAGATCAACCAGAAGCTGGGTCTGGAAGCACCGCTCTCCGCCTCCGTGCTGACGGTCCAGGACATCGTCGAGACGATCAAGTACCTCGTGCGCATCCACGCCGGTGTCGAGACGTTCGAAGGGATCCGCGCCGGTAAGAAGGCCGAGATCCGTCTGGCCACCGACGACATCGACAACTTCGGCAACCGTCGCATCCGCGCGGTCGGCGAGCTGATCCAGAACCAGGTCCGCACCGGTCTGTCCCGCATGGAGCGCGTCGTCCGCGAGCGCATGACCACGCAGGACATCGAGGCGATCACCCCGCAGACCCTGATCAACGTGCGCCCCGTCGTCGCCGCGATCAAGGAGTTCTTCGGAACGTCTCAGCTGTCGCAGTTCATGGACCAGAACAACCCGCTCGCGGGTCTGACCAACAAGCGCCGCCTGTCCGCGCTCGGCCCCGGTGGCCTGAGCCGTGACCGCGCAGGCGTCGAGGTCCGTGACGTCCACCCGTCCCACTACGGCCGCATGTGCCCGATCGAGACCCCGGAAGGCCCGAACATCGGCCTGATCGGTGCGCTCGCGACGTTCGCGCGCATCAACTCCTTCGGCTTCATCGAGACGCCGTACCGCCGGGTCGTCGACGGTCAGGTCACTGACGAGATCGACTACCTCACGGCATCCGAGGAGAGCGACTTCATCGTCGCTCAGGCCAACGCTCCGCTGAAGAAGGACGGGCACTTCCGCGAGGACCGCGTCCTCGCCCGCCGTCCCGGCGGCGAGGTCGACCTGTTCCACCCGGAAGAGGTCGGCTACATGGACGTCTCGCCGCGCCAGATGGTGTCGGTCGCGACCTCGCTGGTGCCGTTCCTCGAGCACGACGACGCACAGCGCGCCCTCATGGGTGCCAACATGCAGCGTCAGGCTGTGCCGCTGCTGCGCAGCGACTCGCCGCTGGTCGGAACCGGTATGGAGGGCTACACCGCCATCGATGCCGGTGACGTGATCACCGCCGAGAAGGCCGGTGTCGTCACCGAGGTCTCCGCAGACCGCGTCGTCCTCATGCTCGACGAGGGTGGCACCAAGGAGTACTACCTGCGCAAGTTCGACCGCTCCAACCAGGGCACGTCGTACAACCAGAAGGTCGTCGTCTCGGCCGGTGAGCGTGTCGAGGTCGGCGAGGTCATCGCCGACGGCCCTGCCACCGAGAACGGCGAGCTCGCGCTCGGTAAGAACCTCCTCGTGGCGTTCATGACCTGGGAAGGCTACAACTTCGAGGATGCGATCATCCTCAGCCAGGACCTCGTCAAGGACGACACCCTCTCCTCGATCCACATCGAGGAGTACGAGGTCGACGCCCGCGACACGAAGCTCGGCAAGGAGGAGATCACCCGTGACCTCCCCAACGTCAGCCCGGAGCTCCTGAAGGATCTCGACGAGCGCGGCATCATCCGCATCGGCGCCGAGGTTCGCCCCGGCGACATCCTCGTCGGCAAGGTCACGCCGAAGGGCGAGACCGAGCTGTCGGCCGAGGAGCGCCTGCTCCGCGCGATCTTCAACGAGAAGAGCCGCGAGGTTCGCGACACGTCGCTGAAGGTTCCGCACGGCGAGCAGGGCACGATCATCGCCGTCAAGGAGTTCAACGCCGAAGACGGTGACGACGAGCTCGGCTCCGGCGTCAACCGCCGCGTCGTGGTCTACATCGCCCAGAAGCGCAAGATCACCGAGGGCGACAAGCTCGCCGGCCGTCACGGCAACAAGGGCGTCATCGCGAAGATCCTCCCGATCGAGGACATGCCGTTCCTCGCGGACGGAACTCCGGTCGACATCGTCCTGAACCCGCTCGGCATCCCGGGTCGAATGAACTTCGGCCAGGTGCTGGAGACCCACCTCGGGTGGATCGCCAAGCAGGGCTGGAAGGTCGAGGGCAACCCCGAGTGGGCAACCAAGCTGCCGAAGGATGCCTTCGAGGCAGCCCCCGGCACTAAGGTCGCCACCCCGGTGTTCGACGGCGCGAGCGAGGAGGAGATCGCAGGTCTCCTCGACGTGACGCTGAAGACGCGTGACGGTGTGCGCCTGGTCGACTCGACCGGCAAGACGCAGCTGTTCGACGGCCGCTCCGGCGAGCCGTTCCCGGCGCCGATCTCGGTGGGCTACATGTACATCCTGAAGCTCCACCACCTGGTCGACGACAAGATCCACGCACGCTCCACGGGTCCGTACTCGATGATCACCCAGCAGCCGCTCGGTGGTAAGGCGCAGTTCGGTGGTCAGCGCTTCGGTGAGATGGAAGTGTGGGCCCTCGAGGCCTACGGTGCCGCTTACGCGCTGCAGGAGCTCCTCACGATCAAGTCCGACGACATCCTCGGCCGCGTCAAGGTGTACGAGGCGATCGTCAAGGGCGAGAACATCCAGGAGCCCGGCATCCCGGAATCGTTCAAGGTGCTCATGAAGGAGATGCAGTCGCTCTGCCTGAACGTCGAGGTTCTCTCGGCCGACGGCACGCTCGTCAACCTCCGCGACACCGACGACGAGGCCTTCCGCGCAGCAGAAGAGCTCGGGATCAACATCTCCAGCCGCTTCGAGGCTGCCTCGATCGACGAGATCTAA